The DNA window AAACAACCATTTATATGAGTTCGTCTGAATTTCGATAAGGTTTGGTAACTTGGTGGGGTTTGGATTACCGGATAAATAGATTCTTTCTGGCTTAGTGCTTGCACTTTTACTCATCACATTTCTCCCTTTGTTATCGAAACTATATTATTTATATATATTAGATTTGGGTGATAATACGCATCACAGTTTGTCATTTCGACTCCCTCCGGGCGTAGTCTACGGGCAGAGCCTCGAGCGTTGTCTCGAGGGTGGAGAAATCTTCATAAAGAGTTCTCCTCGGTTCCGTTCTCTGTCCTCTGTCATCTGTTTTCCGAATTTACACAAAACGGCCGGTTCTGCTTGGATAGCAGAAACAGCCTGCTTAATGTCAGGACTTAAGCCGAAATTATTACCATGAGGCTCCGACGTTTGGCTAATCTATATTTAGGCTATCAAAAGTTTGATAGCTTGTCAACCCCCTGGCAACGAGGGGTTGCCAAAATTTTAAATTTTAAATTTTAAATTTGAAATTGGTCGAATTTTTGTTTTTAGATAGTCTTTCACCCGGATTGTCATTCCGGGCTCGACCCGGAATCTATATAAATAGAACATCCATACGCAGTTCAAATTATAAATTTCAAAATGTAAATTCACCCACCCGCCTTGCTCTTTACTCTTATATATGTTATTATATTGGCATACTGAGCGCCATTGCTCAGAATTCGGTTCACAATAAGGAGTCCGTGATGCGACACGCTCAAGGCGGGAAAATCCGAGGCAAGCACACGAGCATCATCGACGAGGCCGAGTCGCTGATTAAGGCGGTGGACGGCCTGGCGTGCGTTACTGGAGTGAGTCTTGGATTCATCCAGCACACCAAAGGGCGCCCAGTCCCGAAGAACCTCAAGTTCCTTGACGTGGATGCCGGGCTGCAACTCACCGTTCGCGCCCCAAAGACGGTTCAGACGCTGATTGTCTATACCAGCGACCGAACCGGCACGGCAAAAGCGCTTTGCGAGGCCTTCTACAAGAAGTGACCTCGCGCCCATCACCATCCACCAGGCCGGCAGTCCACCACGGACTCCCGGCCTAATTCTTTGCTTATTTATCTTGTCATTCCGGTCCGCCGGCTGGCGGATAATCCGGAATCTACATAAAAAGAATCATTCCAAATGTTTTAAAATTAAAAATTAAAAATTTAAAATTTTGCTTATGTCTATCCCCCATCACAATATCGAGTCCAACATTCGTCTTGACATGATTATATTATTGTAGTATATCTAAATTATCCTGCAAGTCGAAAGGGTTAGTCCGATGCCAGAGAGAGACACGCAGTCCCGCAGTGGCAGTATCGAAGTGACAGTGGGCTCCGGCCGCGATGGCGGCACCGGCCAGTCGACGACCGACATGCTGATCATCGATCACGACAGCCGCGACGGTAGCCACGACCACGTGGTCATCAGCGAGTCCGGCGAGACGCTGCACGACACCACCCGCAAGTAGGAAGTGCACGGAGGGCTAACGCTCACACCGACACTTCCTGGGCAGATACCTCTATCGGAGGCGTCTGCCTGTAATCATAGAACAGGGCCTCACCAAAGGCCGGCAGTCCACCACGGACTCCCGGCCTAATTCTTTGCCAATTTTTGTTTTCCCCTGTCATTCCGGATTTAATCCGGAATCTATTCCTATGGTGTCATTCCCGCGAAGGTGGGAATCCAGCCTATAAAAAACCGTCTTTCTTCTGGATCCCCGAATAAAATGTCGGGGATGACAATTTAGTCAAAACCGTGCTCAAAAGAGAACCGTCCCCTATCCTTTGTCATTCCGGGCTCGACCTGGAATCTATATAGATAAAACTTCCATACACAGTAAAAATTAAAAAATTTAAAATTTAAAATTCCACGGTCTTAACCGCCTCGGTGTAACCACAATAATCACAACTTGGATTGGCTTCTGGAATACTATCACTATTCAAACACTCATGTGCTTTAAGCAACGTGCCATCTATCCAACTGTCACTGCCCTTATACGCAATTAGCGTAATATCAAACTCTAACTTGGCGTCAAACGCGCTTTTGTCTGTGCGCCCGTTGCAATACACAAAATAGCCGGTATCAGAAACCTTGTAACCATTTTGCCTCAAGAGCCACTGATACACCTCCATCTGCCGCTTATACCCGTCTTGCCACTCTTTATTAAGCTCGGTTATTTCCTCGGCTTTAGAGGTAGATTTATAATCCACCACAATATATTCACCTTGTGAGTTCTGCCACAAATCGTCAATTGCACCAAAGACTAAAAAGTTGGTTTTGGGATGCAAAAACTGCACGCCGGTAAAGTTATGCCGCCATTTTTCTAAATCTTCATGCGCCACCGGCACCGCATCTACTCCGTATTTCTGAATCAGCGGATGTTTGCTACCTTTAGCACGGTAGATATCGAATTCGAGTTTTAACAGGTGGTCAACGGCGGAGTTTAGGGCAAATGGGAATCCGGGTGGTCTGCCAACCCCTAGCCGGCGGTCTAGGTAGAAACACCGCGGGCATTCGGTAAATAGGTCAATTTTGCTGCGGGATAACTTAAACGGCTCTGACGAATTAGGATCGTACAAGCCTTTTACTCGTTGTGGGGTGTAATATTCGTACATGATTTATAATTCTTTCTTAAAATCTAATTTCCTGGCTCTCTGCCGCAACGCCTCTTTACCACCCTCGAGCACATCAATTATCCTGTCTCTGATTTCTATATTTTCAATAGAACCGGTTAGGTAATCAAAGTTATATTTTCCCGCGCTATGTCTTGAATTACTTGATACCAACACCTCTTCTGAATCAGCACAAACAACCAAACTTCCGTTATGAGAAACAATAATAATTTGCCTATCCTCCTTTTCGGACTTTATAAAGTTGACAAGGTCAGTCGCTACGCCACCAACGTCTAAGTCATCTTCAGGCTGATCTATTAATATAGGATACTTTTCGTCATCAAATCTAAATACCAACTCGAGCAAGGCAATTGCTTTTTGCCCTCCTGTCATATCCTTAAAAGCCGTGTCATTCTCCTTGGTTTTTACCGAGTTAAGATAATCAATCTCGTATCGGTTCTTTATTAATTGGGAAATTACCTGTGAAACATCAGATGCGTCAACCTTGATTTTAATCTTGTTATTCACGAGATTAACTATTACTTTCCTAAGAGTATCATTACTTAACTGAGCAGTACTCTCACCAAAGAATTGAGTAATATCTGGTTCCTGCTTTAAGCTTGCGTCTGTGTCACGGGTGTTAATGTTTCGCTCCACGAACCTCTTTAGATCTTCGCTATTATATTCTGTGACAATATCAATATTCAGGAATGTAAATAGGTCATCAAACCGCACGGTTTCAAATACTGTTTTACGCTGATAATCATACTCTTTGTATATGTTGATTAAGGAATCGATTGCCTCTTTTTGCTGTACGTCTGATTGTTGAAGAATCTTTGTAAGTTCATCAATTTTTTTAATCGTATCCTGAAGTCCTGCTAGCTCCTTAGTCAATGTCTCGAGGGCCGTATTTAGTTTGATTTTCTCATTGAGTGTACTAACGATCGCGCTATTCTCCTTGATAACTGTTTCGCAACTGTTAATTTCAGTTTTAATACTATCAATCTCTGCTTTTATTAGAACACTCAAACTTTCTTTTCCTTTTCTGACCAATTCATCGCGAATTAATTTCTGTCTCTCGAGTGAGAGTCTGCTAAATTCCTGGTTTGATACATAGACTCCTGCGCCCGTCTTATCAAGAGTCTCAAGGATTGTTTTGTCCTGAGACAGCAGCAGAAGGAATTTCTGATTATCAGCAATGAGGCTCTTAGCATCCGAGTATTCTTTAATTTCCTCATCAGATATAGATGTGCTACCTGAGACCTTATATTTTTTAATTTCAACATTTTTATTTGCAATTTCTTTTTCAATCTCAATTTTCGATCCTTGTTTTCTTATAAGAAGTGCGGTTTCGTTATTAGTAGATTTGGCTGATAGCAAGCTTTCAATTAATGCCTCTGCTTTAACTTTGTTATTTGAAGTTAACTCTTCGTAAACTTGAATCGCATTCGCAAACAATGAATGCTTTTTAAGTAATCGGGTTAAGAACTGATCCCTTTCTGCCGCTTTATCCCCATCGTCATACGCTAAGGAACTCAAATAATTTTGGGGTATATAAAAAACGCTTTTTGGGCTGTCATTGCTACCATGATCTTCCTGCCCATCAACCCATATAACTTTCACCGAATCTAATGGATACAGATTGGCGGGCTTATCTTTTTCAGTAAATTGTGCTGGATCGACATTATGCGCGATATTTCTTAGCAACGTAGACTTCCCGCTACCGCGAACACCGATGATTGAGTTAAGATCCTGGTTAAACACAACAGTTTTGTCCTGTTGATCAGCGTTCTTGTATGTAGCTCTATCAATTATTATCCGCCCTGACTTACTATCGCCAGGATTTCTTTCCTGGATTCGTACTCTATCCTTTGGTTCCCATAAAACCTGTTTTAAACCTTCAAAACTTGTATCCGCTTTTATCCAGCAAAATAGATTATTATCTGGATTAAATAATTTTGCTTCCGTATGGGCATCGCATCCGTGAACGCAAGGTTTTAATGATCCGCATTTACTAATAACTGTTTCCCTGTCATCGGTTTTTTCTCCCAGAAAGTATCGTCTATCTTCAGGATTGCCGGAAAAGATTGCATTAGAAATAGTATAAATAGATTTTCTTACAGCATCGAGTTGGCTTGCAGCATCATTTTCAAATAGATCGTAATGTTTTTGTAAACCCGAAGCACCATCTACACAGGAATTACTAACTACAATAATTACCTTCTCGCGGAAGTTGGCGTTAGCTTCATAAAGGGCATGTAATTGGCTGTGATCGACGACAAACGAATCTATCCCTTTTTTGTAAGCGGCTACATCACTTAAGTTTGAATCGATAAATTTTCCCAACCCTATAAACCCAGCTTGATTCATTTTGAACTTTCGGCCAGGCTCAGCAGCATACTCTATAGAATTAAATAGATCGTTGTCTATATTTGCAACAAAATCAGGATTAAGTATACAGTGTATATTCACGAGCCGCCCATGATCTGTAGAGGGCATCATTCGCAACTCGATGTTTGGTATAATAAATATTTCTTTGATCTTCACTTTTTCCTCTGGTAAGAATACAGGCTCGCCAGATTCGTTTGTTTCATGGAAACTGTCAATATTATCGACGAACTCTTTAACCTTTTTGTAGTTATCAATATTAAAATAGTCAGTAATTCCAATTACGACGATTTCTTTTGATAACGCTTCCCTTAATAGAGTCGTGCAAAACTGGCCGAAGGATTGACTTGTAAACCTATCATTTTTAGCAGTATCTTTTGTATGAACATGTAGATCCCACCTTGCCCATATTGAACCGCGAGGATTGTTACGCATTAGTAATCCTTAATAGTCCGGGCACTGTTGAGTGAACCGTTATCCTATCAGTCGGGACAATAATGTATCTCCATGGTTTTATAATGCCATTAGATCCAATATTTCTCGAAACCAGATCACAATACTTCTCAGCTGTCTTCTTTTTCTCTTGAACATTATGGGCCAGTATTTCACTTTCTGGTTTCACTTCAACCATTACAATTTCATGCTCCAATTCGACTACAAAATCTGGTTCATATCTATGTTGCGATTCACCGTTTTCGTCACGCCAGTATAAGCCTTCAAACTGATTGGGTGCCGGTCGAAGCCAATCTATGACAGATCCATCCCTTTCTAGAAGATACGCTAAGCGAACTTCGTCCGAGGAATCAAATCGATATTTAGAATGACAGGCTTTTTGAAACTTGCCATAAAGCAGTTTGGCGTTAAATGTATCCACCTGCGAATCAAGAAAAACAACCTTTTCATCAAAAGATTCGGAAATATTGTACTGTTCCAGATATGGTTTTGGTTCTCGTATATCCGATTCAAGATATCCTTCAGACTTTAGCTCCTTATGTTCTAAAATCTGCTTATAGATATCCTCGGCGATTGAACGTGCGTTACTTTCAATTATTAAGGCCAAATTATCCTCGTCGATTGCCTTTTTACGGTAATATACCACTGCTTGTTCCGCCAACTTGAGAAGTAATGGTTTTTGAGCTGGGTCATCATAATCAACCAACGGAAAGTCCAATAGTGCAGCGATTATCGTGCTTTGTGGGGATTGCCTATAATGCGCTCCAAAACTACTGATTCTCGTCACCTCGCTCACCCTGCGACCAGGGACTTCTTCTCCGAATAGGTTTTCCTCATGCTCATTCTGTAGTTGCTCTTCAAGAATAGCCCGTTCGTTGGTATAGGTACGCAACATTCCAAAACTTGTATCTAAGTCAAAATGTTCAATGGATAGCTCTCCAAAATGTGGAGTGAGAATTAGGCGCGGAATGGGTATATTTCTTTTTTCCATTGTTGCGGCAGATTCTTTTGCAATCTTAGAAAGTTCATCTTTTACCTCATCGCTGAAAGAACCAAACAGAGTATCGGGGCCAAATGAGATCTCTGTGGGCGCACCAGATTCCTGACCGTAATAATTAGAAAATGTGAGGCTCTTGATCGTCTCTCTAGTCAACCCGCCAACAATTTCATCTTTCTTAGCCTCGGCGAATCTTTCTCTGACAGATTCATCCATACTTTCACTTTGAGGGAAGCTAGCAACAATCGCTTCAACCTTCTCGTCTACTGCCCGCATCACCAAATTATTTTGGGTTATCTCCCTCATTAGAACATCAAGAATCACCGGTTGGACTTCGGCTAATACTTTAACCTCTTTTGCCTCGCGTTCAGATATCTGCTCTACCTGTCCTTGAATAAGTGGTGAATCTTTAGCAAGCGCAACTACTTTAGAATACTGTTCATGGGCAACAAGCACTAATCTATCCACCAAAGGAACGCCGGTTCGTTCTCCGTAAGGCAATCGCAAACCGCGCCCAATGGTTTGCTCAGTTAGAATTGCAGCGGCTGATTCACGTAGGGGCGCGATGGTATAGACGTTTGTAACATCCCAGCCCTCTTTAAGCATGTTGACATGAATCACAATCTCAATCGGATTGTCGGGATGCTCAAGAGAGATTAGTTTCTCAATATTTTCATCAGCCTCATCCCCGCGAAGTCTTGTATGTATTTCAATTACTTTTCCGGCAAACTCTCCGGCACGGAAGTTCTCACTTTCAATCAGGTTTCTTAGCTCTCCTGCATGCGTTGTGTCTTTAGCCACAACCAGCATAACTGGCTTTACAACCGATCTATTGTTTTCTAGCGCATATTCTTTTAAGGCATTCTTAGCTCGTTCGTGAAAAAAGGCGGCTAGTTGTAATTTACGGGCATCAGTATCAATCGAATCCGGATCAAATTGGCTGAAATCCACATCAGCTTCAGTACCGATCCACGGATCCTTAACTAGTTTACCTCGAATGGCATCACCAAGATTATATGAATACAAAACATTTTTCATTCTGGTCTGAGTTGCATTTCTGCCTGTGCCTTGAGTGCCCAAATAAGGCGTTGCAGTCATCTCCAAGCCAAATAGAGGATCGAGTATATCAAGTGCCCCAAGCGCGGCATCAGCGTGGTAATGATGGGCTTCATCAAGCATGACCACTAAATCGTCGTGTTCCTTAAGGTAATCAAAATACGACTCGCCAGCTGTTTCCCAAGCTTTCGTTATACCTCGTTCATTGGTCATGTCTCTCTGGGCAAACTGCTGAACATTAAAGATATTTATCTCAATCTGGTTGCCAAAAAGAGTGTACCCGCGCTGTTTTGTATAGTTATCAACTGTAATTACCTTGGCTGTGTTGATATTTATCTCTTGGATACCTTTG is part of the Patescibacteria group bacterium genome and encodes:
- a CDS encoding PD-(D/E)XK nuclease family protein, translating into MYEYYTPQRVKGLYDPNSSEPFKLSRSKIDLFTECPRCFYLDRRLGVGRPPGFPFALNSAVDHLLKLEFDIYRAKGSKHPLIQKYGVDAVPVAHEDLEKWRHNFTGVQFLHPKTNFLVFGAIDDLWQNSQGEYIVVDYKSTSKAEEITELNKEWQDGYKRQMEVYQWLLRQNGYKVSDTGYFVYCNGRTDKSAFDAKLEFDITLIAYKGSDSWIDGTLLKAHECLNSDSIPEANPSCDYCGYTEAVKTVEF
- a CDS encoding DEAD/DEAH box helicase family protein, which produces MTPQEALVYINNAMSLRDPQLKSLEIFANYLQSEAGQRVLARMKKTNRGDTAEILETSREYFSTVPEARGFEEFERKFPAYTFALATGVGKTRLMGAFVAYLYLVYNIQHFLIVAPNLTIYRKLFDDFSKANNPKYVFKGIQEININTAKVITVDNYTKQRGYTLFGNQIEINIFNVQQFAQRDMTNERGITKAWETAGESYFDYLKEHDDLVVMLDEAHHYHADAALGALDILDPLFGLEMTATPYLGTQGTGRNATQTRMKNVLYSYNLGDAIRGKLVKDPWIGTEADVDFSQFDPDSIDTDARKLQLAAFFHERAKNALKEYALENNRSVVKPVMLVVAKDTTHAGELRNLIESENFRAGEFAGKVIEIHTRLRGDEADENIEKLISLEHPDNPIEIVIHVNMLKEGWDVTNVYTIAPLRESAAAILTEQTIGRGLRLPYGERTGVPLVDRLVLVAHEQYSKVVALAKDSPLIQGQVEQISEREAKEVKVLAEVQPVILDVLMREITQNNLVMRAVDEKVEAIVASFPQSESMDESVRERFAEAKKDEIVGGLTRETIKSLTFSNYYGQESGAPTEISFGPDTLFGSFSDEVKDELSKIAKESAATMEKRNIPIPRLILTPHFGELSIEHFDLDTSFGMLRTYTNERAILEEQLQNEHEENLFGEEVPGRRVSEVTRISSFGAHYRQSPQSTIIAALLDFPLVDYDDPAQKPLLLKLAEQAVVYYRKKAIDEDNLALIIESNARSIAEDIYKQILEHKELKSEGYLESDIREPKPYLEQYNISESFDEKVVFLDSQVDTFNAKLLYGKFQKACHSKYRFDSSDEVRLAYLLERDGSVIDWLRPAPNQFEGLYWRDENGESQHRYEPDFVVELEHEIVMVEVKPESEILAHNVQEKKKTAEKYCDLVSRNIGSNGIIKPWRYIIVPTDRITVHSTVPGLLRITNA